One region of Flavobacterium lipolyticum genomic DNA includes:
- a CDS encoding TolC family protein, whose amino-acid sequence MKNNVWYICLISCLLLSGFFKMNAQSTVWTLDKAIEAAQKNRKIVASLEKEYKINQLRTKELNAKYLPRVALNYNYQYNPIIATSVLPAEAFNSHQASEGMVPVKLGANYSQSAGVLLQQPLVDMAISKLIAESKLQEKLAALNEKEAKLELTYEVSKVYLNIVVAEEQEKEAVGDTARTALSLETINQKYKYKRVLKTDVNDAKVTHNNAVQKYRNAVNNVLVLKQYFLYVIGSESLIASAVKLEKYSLEEGIGNLDDNLIEALPQIEILKTQNEVLENKKKLERTKYSPLITINGYLGADQFTENLNPFQQNSWYGNSYVGVSLKLPFSFGENTAKRIDQLKFQQNQNKDRITEDINKSKYNALNAVTVYANVLEQLKTVSENSKLTSEIVMIYQDRYKFDQISFNELNDKEIKLQNLELFQNQLKKQLIVSWLDWKKAAGKLVW is encoded by the coding sequence ATGAAAAATAATGTATGGTATATCTGTCTTATAAGCTGTCTTCTGTTGTCAGGATTTTTTAAAATGAATGCACAAAGTACGGTCTGGACCTTAGATAAAGCCATTGAAGCAGCACAAAAGAATAGAAAAATAGTAGCTTCACTGGAAAAAGAGTATAAAATCAACCAATTAAGAACAAAAGAATTAAATGCAAAATATTTGCCCAGAGTAGCGTTGAATTATAATTATCAGTACAATCCGATTATTGCTACAAGTGTTTTGCCGGCTGAAGCATTTAATTCCCATCAAGCCTCAGAGGGTATGGTTCCGGTAAAATTAGGAGCTAATTATTCTCAAAGCGCAGGTGTTTTATTACAGCAACCTTTGGTGGATATGGCCATTTCAAAATTAATAGCCGAATCGAAACTACAGGAGAAACTAGCTGCTTTAAATGAAAAAGAGGCAAAGTTGGAACTTACTTATGAGGTCTCAAAAGTATATTTAAATATAGTAGTTGCAGAAGAGCAAGAAAAAGAAGCGGTTGGCGATACTGCACGTACAGCACTGAGTCTGGAAACTATTAATCAAAAATACAAGTACAAAAGAGTTTTAAAAACAGACGTAAACGATGCTAAAGTGACGCACAATAATGCGGTTCAAAAATACCGCAATGCGGTGAATAATGTATTGGTTTTGAAACAGTATTTCTTATACGTTATCGGAAGTGAATCTTTGATTGCTTCTGCTGTGAAATTAGAAAAATACAGCCTAGAGGAAGGTATTGGTAATCTGGATGATAATCTAATTGAAGCATTGCCTCAAATTGAAATTTTGAAAACGCAAAATGAAGTATTAGAGAATAAGAAAAAGCTGGAAAGAACTAAATATAGCCCCTTGATTACTATTAATGGTTACTTAGGAGCCGATCAATTTACAGAAAACCTAAATCCTTTTCAGCAAAATAGTTGGTATGGAAATAGTTATGTTGGTGTCTCACTAAAGTTGCCTTTTTCTTTTGGAGAAAATACGGCAAAAAGAATTGATCAGTTAAAATTTCAGCAAAACCAAAATAAGGACAGAATTACTGAGGATATTAATAAAAGTAAATACAATGCTTTAAATGCCGTTACTGTTTACGCTAATGTCCTGGAACAACTAAAAACAGTGAGTGAAAACAGTAAACTAACTTCTGAGATTGTAATGATTTACCAGGACCGATATAAATTTGATCAAATATCCTTTAATGAACTAAATGATAAAGAGATCAAATTGCAAAATCTGGAGTTATTTCAGAATCAGCTTAAAAAACAATTGATAGTATCATGGCTTGATTGGAAAAAAGCGGCAGGAAAATTAGTCTGGTAA
- a CDS encoding HlyD family secretion protein, producing the protein MKYILISITALLFFSCDKKEEVKQGQTGFTKEALSSDIVGIGRVEPEEKLSLLATEVGGVVLAIHKKENDTIGKNDLIIELDHSVQDAKIARIKSRIQTQRVEVSIAQLNLKEQKINVANKQIELERLRNLQEKGAETKQNVDNLETETKIFQTNLEQLKSKVLVENSRLQEIKQELEVSNREMQQYLIKAPGDGQIMTMYATKGAALSPNQSFADFIPKSNLVATCEIDELFADKVKKGQKAIIRQIGSNTTIGSGRVIFASLALKRKSIFSEKAEDQEDRRVREIKILLNNPTKYLINSRIECVIQVSK; encoded by the coding sequence ATGAAATATATTTTAATTTCTATAACGGCTCTTCTTTTTTTTAGCTGTGATAAAAAAGAAGAAGTAAAACAGGGACAGACCGGTTTTACTAAAGAAGCTCTTTCATCGGATATTGTAGGAATCGGACGCGTTGAACCGGAGGAGAAATTGTCTTTATTGGCAACAGAAGTGGGTGGTGTTGTTCTGGCTATCCATAAAAAGGAAAATGATACAATTGGGAAAAATGATTTAATTATCGAATTGGATCATTCCGTTCAGGATGCTAAAATCGCCCGGATAAAAAGTCGAATTCAAACACAAAGAGTTGAGGTTAGCATAGCACAATTGAATTTAAAAGAGCAGAAAATAAATGTTGCAAACAAACAAATTGAATTAGAACGACTGAGAAACTTACAAGAAAAAGGCGCGGAAACAAAACAGAATGTGGATAATCTTGAAACAGAAACTAAAATTTTTCAAACAAATCTGGAACAATTGAAAAGCAAGGTTTTGGTTGAAAACTCCAGACTTCAGGAAATTAAACAAGAGCTGGAAGTGTCAAACAGGGAGATGCAACAATATTTGATAAAAGCACCGGGCGATGGACAAATTATGACAATGTACGCAACGAAAGGAGCGGCATTGTCACCCAATCAGTCTTTTGCAGATTTTATTCCGAAAAGTAATTTGGTTGCTACCTGTGAAATTGATGAGCTGTTTGCAGACAAAGTTAAAAAAGGTCAGAAAGCCATTATTCGTCAAATAGGTTCCAATACAACTATTGGATCTGGTAGGGTTATTTTCGCGTCTTTGGCACTTAAACGCAAATCTATTTTTTCTGAAAAAGCAGAAGATCAGGAAGACAGAAGAGTACGGGAAATAAAAATCCTGTTGAACAACCCAACGAAATATTTAATTAATTCCCGGATTGAATGTGTTATTCAAGTATCGAAATAA
- a CDS encoding ABC transporter ATP-binding protein — MEEINSEKKVIAELKGACKEYQTGDTLITALEATTIQFRTRELTLIIGPSGSGKTTLLSLLGCVIYPTKGDVFIDGQHVNALSAKELSALRLNKIGFVFQSFNLLAPLNSLENVMMPLQLMKVSEPVAKKKAEKALELVGMKDRMKNLPKMLSGGQQQRVSIARALVTNPPIVLCDEPTAALDVKSVGLVMEELKELAQNGKSVIVVTHDMRLKKFADRIIYVDSGIATENENTTFIKNQLIKL; from the coding sequence ATGGAAGAGATAAATTCTGAAAAAAAAGTTATTGCAGAGTTAAAGGGGGCTTGCAAGGAGTATCAAACCGGTGATACATTGATTACGGCTCTGGAAGCAACAACTATTCAGTTTAGAACCCGGGAGCTCACCTTAATAATTGGTCCTTCGGGTTCAGGGAAAACTACACTATTATCGCTGTTAGGCTGTGTTATTTATCCAACAAAAGGAGATGTTTTTATTGATGGTCAACACGTAAATGCGCTTTCGGCTAAGGAATTATCGGCTTTGAGATTGAATAAAATAGGTTTCGTATTTCAAAGTTTTAATCTTTTAGCACCACTTAATTCTTTAGAAAATGTAATGATGCCGTTGCAGCTTATGAAGGTAAGTGAACCCGTGGCAAAGAAAAAAGCAGAAAAAGCTCTTGAATTAGTGGGGATGAAAGACAGAATGAAAAATTTACCCAAAATGCTAAGTGGGGGCCAGCAACAAAGAGTTTCGATTGCACGGGCATTGGTAACCAATCCGCCAATTGTGCTTTGTGATGAACCAACGGCTGCATTAGATGTAAAAAGTGTTGGTTTAGTAATGGAGGAACTAAAAGAACTTGCTCAAAATGGAAAAAGTGTAATTGTGGTTACACATGATATGCGGCTTAAGAAGTTTGCAGACAGAATTATTTATGTAGATAGTGGAATTGCGACTGAAAATGAGAATACCACATTTATAAAGAATCAATTAATCAAATTATAA
- a CDS encoding DUF2141 domain-containing protein, giving the protein MKKSILSILLLGVSYFTNAQQVKTNVDVHNVQKGKGAVVLNVYDKKENFLKRACFTKVQKVNQETMKFQIDLPRGTYAITVYQDLDNNGKLNSNWLGMPKEPVGNSTNFIPDGGAPTFQDCSVYILNNDATIKINLY; this is encoded by the coding sequence ATGAAAAAATCTATTTTAAGCATTCTTCTATTGGGAGTATCTTATTTTACTAATGCACAGCAGGTAAAAACGAATGTTGATGTACACAATGTTCAAAAAGGTAAAGGAGCTGTTGTACTAAATGTATATGATAAAAAAGAAAATTTTCTCAAGCGAGCCTGCTTTACCAAAGTTCAAAAAGTGAATCAGGAAACGATGAAGTTTCAAATTGATTTGCCAAGAGGGACTTACGCAATTACGGTTTATCAGGATTTGGATAATAATGGAAAACTAAACAGTAACTGGCTGGGGATGCCTAAAGAGCCTGTAGGGAACAGTACGAATTTTATACCGGATGGCGGGGCACCAACATTTCAGGATTGTTCTGTTTATATCTTAAATAATGACGCTACTATTAAAATAAATCTTTACTAA
- a CDS encoding ABC transporter permease — protein MKFGIKTAWKFIRFDKTKSIGVVVGIVISTFLIGQQIGTFNFLTGLMSVLVKNTTADIWVVDNKTTDANQLSLIDTRKEKEIKSLAGVKEAFPMVVTNGKAKFPNGTSAVVNIIGSEFPYFKAGPDSAKVVQGELSDLVQEAAVSADYFDRSNFGGSSNVGTSFEINGKRAVITLQTKGIRGWGGYLMYTTIDRARFYSNIPSTAMSALLVKVKKGKDVDQVVDQINNSIYGVRAWRTSSLSSATINSVLASTGLGASTGSLVGFAIIAGFFIIGLTMYSSALDRIKDYGTLKAIGATDSYIRKLILTQAALFAIVGFMIAFIFLLGFKNGMYQSGIVIDFSPGILFIILTVTFSISLFGAVFAIRRIKNVEPASVFRG, from the coding sequence ATGAAATTTGGTATTAAAACAGCGTGGAAGTTTATTCGTTTCGATAAAACAAAAAGCATTGGAGTAGTGGTTGGAATAGTAATAAGTACTTTTCTCATTGGACAACAAATTGGGACATTTAATTTTTTGACAGGACTAATGAGTGTGCTGGTAAAAAACACAACAGCTGATATTTGGGTTGTTGATAATAAAACGACAGATGCCAATCAGCTTAGTTTGATAGATACCAGAAAAGAAAAGGAAATCAAGAGTTTGGCTGGAGTGAAAGAGGCATTTCCAATGGTTGTAACAAATGGAAAGGCAAAATTTCCTAACGGAACCAGTGCTGTTGTAAATATTATTGGGAGTGAATTTCCTTATTTTAAAGCAGGTCCGGATAGTGCAAAGGTTGTACAAGGAGAACTTTCAGATTTAGTACAGGAGGCAGCTGTGTCTGCAGATTATTTTGACCGAAGTAATTTTGGAGGTTCATCAAATGTTGGAACCAGTTTTGAAATCAATGGGAAAAGAGCAGTAATTACTTTACAAACAAAAGGGATAAGAGGTTGGGGTGGTTATTTAATGTACACTACGATTGACAGAGCAAGATTTTACAGTAATATTCCCTCTACTGCTATGAGTGCTTTATTGGTAAAAGTAAAAAAAGGGAAAGATGTAGATCAGGTTGTCGATCAGATCAATAATTCTATTTATGGAGTAAGAGCATGGCGGACATCATCTTTGAGTTCAGCAACCATAAATAGTGTTTTGGCTTCTACAGGTTTAGGTGCCAGTACAGGATCTTTAGTAGGATTTGCCATTATTGCCGGTTTTTTTATTATTGGATTAACGATGTATTCATCAGCACTTGACAGAATTAAGGATTATGGAACTCTAAAAGCAATTGGTGCAACGGATTCCTATATTAGGAAATTAATACTTACGCAAGCTGCTTTGTTTGCTATTGTTGGATTTATGATTGCTTTTATTTTCTTATTGGGGTTTAAGAACGGAATGTATCAATCGGGAATAGTAATAGATTTTAGTCCCGGAATACTTTTCATAATTCTGACCGTTACCTTCTCTATTTCGCTTTTCGGAGCTGTGTTTGCCATTAGAAGAATAAAAAATGTAGAACCTGCCTCTGTATTTAGAGGTTAA